A region of Sphingomonas sp. DNA encodes the following proteins:
- a CDS encoding 2-keto-4-pentenoate hydratase — protein sequence MNDVSSIAGRFRDARRAASGLDAYPGALPDTLDDAYAIQDEAIRGWSRPVVGWKVGRVPVPLVDRFGTDRLAGPIFAAMPAAREPVDMPVFAKGFAAGEAEFLLRIGAVPEPRKARFTLDEAADLIDAAHVGIEIASSPLGAINDLGPTAVVSDFGNNNGLVIGPEIANWRASGFEQWDVATLIDGTQVGAGRAASFPDGAIGAARFLFELMARRGIALAPGQWISSGAVTGVHDARPGQLVECRFGDRLDIACRLVEARPE from the coding sequence ATGAACGATGTCAGCAGCATTGCCGGCCGATTCCGCGATGCCCGCCGCGCCGCGTCGGGGCTGGATGCCTATCCCGGCGCGCTGCCCGACACTCTCGACGATGCCTATGCGATCCAGGACGAGGCGATCCGCGGCTGGAGCCGCCCGGTCGTCGGCTGGAAAGTCGGCCGCGTGCCCGTGCCGCTTGTCGATCGCTTCGGCACCGACCGGCTCGCCGGTCCGATCTTCGCCGCGATGCCCGCCGCTCGGGAGCCGGTCGACATGCCGGTCTTCGCCAAGGGTTTCGCTGCGGGCGAGGCCGAGTTCCTGCTGCGCATCGGGGCCGTGCCCGAACCCCGCAAAGCGCGCTTCACGCTGGACGAAGCGGCGGACCTGATCGACGCCGCCCATGTCGGCATCGAGATCGCCAGCTCTCCGCTCGGCGCGATCAACGATCTCGGCCCCACCGCCGTCGTCTCCGATTTCGGCAACAATAACGGCTTGGTGATCGGCCCGGAAATCGCGAACTGGCGTGCCAGCGGCTTCGAGCAATGGGACGTGGCGACCCTGATCGACGGCACCCAGGTCGGCGCGGGCCGGGCGGCAAGCTTTCCCGACGGCGCGATCGGTGCGGCCCGTTTCCTGTTCGAGCTGATGGCGAGGCGCGGCATCGCGCTTGCGCCCGGCCAGTGGATCTCCAGCGGCGCCGTCACCGGCGTCCATGACGCCCGGCCCGGCCAGCTGGTGGAGTGCCGTTTCGGCGACCGGCTGGACATCGCCTGCCGGCTCGTCGAAGCCCGGCCGGAATAG